The Pleurodeles waltl isolate 20211129_DDA chromosome 7, aPleWal1.hap1.20221129, whole genome shotgun sequence genome includes a region encoding these proteins:
- the PSENEN gene encoding gamma-secretase subunit PEN-2: MNLERVPNEEKLNLCRKYYLGGFALLPFLWLVNVFWFFKDAFLKPVFTEQPQIKGYVQRSAIGLFFWVVILTSWITVYQLHRADWGETGDYLSFTIPLGIP, translated from the exons AGTGCCCAACGAAGAGAAGCTGAACTTGTGCAGGAAGTACTATTTAG GAggctttgcactgctgccttttctcTGGCTGGTGAACGTATTCTGGTTTTTCAAGGATGCTTTCCTGAAGCCCGTGTTTACAGAGCAGCCACAGATAAAGGGCT ATGTGCAGCGCTCGGCCATAGGCCTCTTCTTCTGGGTCGTGATTTTGACTTCCTGGATCACAGTTTACCAGCTGCACCGTGCTGACTGGGGGGAGACTGGAGATTACCTGTCTTTCACCATACCGCTGGGCATTCCTTGA